Proteins encoded by one window of Cannabis sativa cultivar Pink pepper isolate KNU-18-1 chromosome 4, ASM2916894v1, whole genome shotgun sequence:
- the LOC115712184 gene encoding uncharacterized protein LOC115712184 — protein MEEETLTLESQLPTDGDEPMPDMAHQSPQSDSDSDSDSDDDARDNLQLQTLETELSTNPSNYDAHIQYINLLRKTGDIEKLRRAREAMSDLFPLIPVMWQEWARDESSLISRTEAFPAIEKLYERGVSDYLSASLWSDYLDFIQEYDASVKDCSPAGISKARDLFERALTATGLHVSEGSKIWEAYRDFEQAIVHTVNESDIQAKEKQIQRVRSIFHRQLSVPHLDMRSTLLAYKTWEVEQGSMADVQSGDLDGVPSHVASAYQKALDMYNARVNLEEKISTLDKADTERFQEYMNYLKFEQSLGDPARVQVLYERAITDFPVSSDLWLDYTRYLDKTFKVGNAISKVYSRAVRNCPWVGQLWVRYLLYMERSRASEKEIAAVFEKALQCTFSTLDEYLDLFLTRVDGLRRRILLSSEVEDVLDYSLVRETFQLASDYLSPHLKNTDAFLRLHTYWARLELTLGKDLVAARGVWETFLKICGSMLEAWGGYIAMEIESGHIKEARSIYKRCYSKRFPGTGSEDICHAWLRFEREFGTLEDLDHATQKVTPRLEELQLLRSREESKLAERESISEKNTREKRRPTSDITLEQSPAKRRKDAVQNLNKVGEKGKAHVSNSVEKQKIEETNAEVEKTCGKKEEHSKDSNQEKARVYTDQCTAFVSNLPLKATSEDLTKFFSDGGVGGIRILRDKFTGKSRGLAYVDFLDDAHLAAAISKNKETLLGRKLSIARSEPKRGKRDLSDRNLPHGLARRPDCTDAAKDSASGESVSSSQQSGPPHAAQSNARKPRVEHIQLKGKNTFALPRNVAALNLSSKKPETEEKHDEQPKSNDEFRKMLSQG, from the exons aTGGAGGAGGAAACCCTAACCTTAGAATCTCAGCTGCCAACTGACGGAGACGAACCGATGCCGGACATGGCTCACCAAAGCCCTCAATCGGACTCAGACTCCGATTCTGACTCCGACGACGATGCTCGGGACAACCTTCAACTTCAAACTCTGGAAACTGAGCTCTCAACTAATCCTTCCAACTACGACGCTCATATTCAG TACATAAACCTTCTTAGGAAAACGGGTGACATTGAGAAGTTGAGAAGAGCAAGAGAAGCCATGAGTGACCTGTTCCCGTTGATCCCTGTTATGTGGCAGGAATGGGCTAGAGATGAATCTTCTCTTATCTCAAG AACTGAGGCATTTCCTGCAATTGAAAAGCTTTACGAGCGAGGAGTATCCGATTATCTG TCTGCCTCTCTTTGGTCTGACTACTTAGATTTCATTCAAGAATATGATGCTTCAGTAAAAGATTGTTCACCTGCTGGTATCTCCAAGGCAAGAGATCTATTCGAACGTGCTCTTACAGCCActggtttgcatgtttctgAAGGAAGTAAGATATGGGAAGCATATAGAGATTTTGAGCAAGCTATTGTTCATACTGTCAATGAGAGCGATATTCAG GCAAAAGAAAAGCAAATACAGCGTGTTCGAAGTATATTCCATCGTCAATTGTCTGTCCCTCATTTAGATATGAGGTCAACACTTCTTGCTTACAAGACCTGGGAGGTGGAGCAGGGAAGTATGGCTGATGTCCAATCTGGTGACTTGGATGGGGTGCCTTCTCATGTTGCCTCAGCATACCAGAAGGCATTGGATATGTATAATGCTCGTGTTAATCTTGAAGAAAAGATTTCTACGCTGGATAAAGCTGACACAGAAAGATTCCAAGAGTACATG AATTACTTGAAATTTGAGCAATCTCTTGGAGATCCAGCACGTGTTCAAGTTCTTTACGAACGTGCTATTACAGACTTTCCTGTATCGAGTGATCTATGGCTTGACTATACTCGCTATTTGGATAAGACCTTCAAG GTTGGCAATGCCATAAGCAAAGTTTATTCAAGGGCCGTAAGAAATTGTCCCTGGGTTGGACAACTTTGGGTTCGATATTTGCTCTACATGGAACGCAGCCGTGCCTCTGAAAAGGAAATTGCTGCT GTATTTGAGAAGGCCTTGCAATGCACTTTTTCCACTCTTGACGAG TACCTGGATTTATTCCTCACTCGAGTAGATGGCTTGCGGCGAAGAATCTTGCTCAGTAGTGAAGTTGAGGATGTTTTGGATTATTCTTTAGTAAGGGAAACATTTCAG CTTGCATCAGATTACCTCTCTCCACACCTGAAGAACACAGACGCTTTTCTTCGACTACATACTTATTGGGCACGATTAGAGCTAACCCTAGGAAAAGATTTGGTTGCAGCTCGTGGAGTATGGGAGACTTTTCTTAAGATCTG TGGTTCAATGCTGGAAGCCTGGGGAGGTTACATAGCAATGGAAATAGAGTCGGGTCATATCAAGGAAGCTCGGTCCATATATAAGAGATGCTACAGTAAAAGATTTCCTGGGACCGGTTCAGAG GACATCTGCCATGCTTGGTTACGCTTTGAAAGGGAGTTTGGCACACTGGAGGATTTGGATCACGCAACACAAAAG GTTACTCCCCGTCTGGAAGAATTACAGTTACTTAGGTCACGGGAAGAATCTAAATTGGCAGAGAGGGAAAGCATTTCTGAGAAGAATACTCGAGAAAAGAGAAGGCCAACCTCAGATATAACTCTTGAGCAGTCTCCAGCAAAGAGGCGTAAAGATGCTGTCCAAAACCTAAACAAAGTCGGCGAAAAGGGCAAAGCTCATGTGTCAAATTCAGTTGAGAAGCAAAAGATAGAAGAGACCAATGCAGAAGTAGAGAAAACATGTGGGAAAAAAGAGGAGCATTCTAAAGACTCTAACCAGGAGAAAGCAAGGGTGTACACTGACCAGTGCACTGCATTTGTATCAAATCTTCCCCTCAAG GCAACCTCAGAAGATCTGACCAAATTTTTCAGTGATGGTGGAGTTGGTGGTATCCGAATACTACGTGACAAGTTTACTGGAAAATCACGG gGTCTGGCTTATGTGGATTTCTTAGATGATGCACACCTTGCTGCTGCTATATCAAAGAACAAGGAGACTCTACTTGGAAGGAAGCTGAGCATTGCACGGTCAGAACCAAAGCGTGGCAAAAGAGATCTCTCTGATCGAAATCTCCCACACGGGCTAG CACGACGTCCTGATTGCACCGATGCAGCTAAGGACTCTGCATCTGGGGAGTCTGTCAGTTCCTCTCAACAATCTGGGCCACCCCATGCAGCACAGTCTAATGCACGCAAGCCTAGAGTTGAACATATCCAGCTCAAAGGAAAAAACACATTTGCACTTCCGAGGAACGTGGCTGCACTTAATCTGAGTTCAAAGAAACCCGAAACAGAGGAAAAGCATGACGAACAGCCAAAATCCAATGATGAGTTCAGAAAAATGCTCAGTCAAGGCTAA